The Fibrobacter sp. UWB2 genomic interval ACAAGCGCATTGTCGAAATGGGTAAAATTGCAAAGCAAAAGGGCGTCATCAAGGGATTCCTTTTCCACCAGGGCGAAGCGGATTACCAGATGAAGGACTGGCCCGAACGCGTCAAGAAGGTTTATGACCAGTTCATTGAAGAACTGGAACTCGACCCGGAAAAAACTCCGATTTTGCTTGGGGAGCTTGCGCCTACGGGTGATTTGGGCTGGCGAAACGATGCGGTGAAAGAGGCGGCGGACTTGATTCCGAATGGCTATGTGATTTCGGCTCAGGGGTGCCCTGCGATTAAGGAACCGAGCTATACGCTCCATTTCACTCGCGATGGATACCAGACATTGGGCGAACGCTATGCGGAAAAGATGCTTGAATTGCTCAAGGCTCAGGAACCGGCTCCAGATTCATCTAAAACGGATTCCTCGAAGGTCGCGCCTTCTGATTCGATAGGTCGTGATTCTACTGCTTCGGATAGTACAAACGCTATTCGCAATTCGGCTGTTGCGCGTGCTGTGGAATCGCATTTACCGAGACTTTTCTACGATGTTCGCGAACATAGTTTGTTTGTTCGATTCAAGAAAAACGGTGTAGAACATCGTTATCGTTTGACCGGACGGAAAGAGTAGAATTTATATTTTAGAGTGTTATGGTCTCTAAAATATTTGAAAAAATGTCCGTTTTTTTGCTTTTGGCGTTTTCGCTCTCGTTTTCTTGCGATGGAAGGTCGTCGTGCGAAGGTGGCTGCGCCATTTTCCTCAATATTCTTGATTTGAAAAATAATCCGAAAATGGCGGAATTGTTTGCGTCCATTGATGATTCTCTATATGCAAGGAAGATGAATCATAAATATCAAGACCCGGAACCCGATGGCTTGGCGGGATTGTGCGGATGCGATCCCGGTGGAATCTTTTTGGAATCGCGTCATGTTGATTTGATGGATTCCGGCTGGCATTTCAACAGTTGCGGAAATCCTGATTCTATAGTCAAGTTGCAAACTTATAGCAGTTCTATACCTGAGGAAAATTACATTGTAGAAAGTAATTCTGTCTTGTCGCGTAATATTGAAACTTTGAAAAGGTTCCTCAAGGATGATGGTTGCATTGTTGATTCCGTTTATGAAATTTCAGCAGCGGAGTTGACTCCTGAAAATGCTAAAAAGGGAATTTATGCGACTTCGATAAATGTCCTTAATAGAGATGTTGTTGTCCCTAAAAATGTGAGAGTTCTAAAAACGTACCATCCCAATGGAAAACTGGCGCAGAAAATTCAGTTTGAACAAGGTAAACGTAATGGAACTGAAATGCGTTATTTTCCGCATGGGAAAAAATACAAGGTGACAAATTTTAAAAATGGATTGCGCCACGGAACTGAAATTGAATATGATGAGTCCGGTTACAAAAAGTATGAAGAGCCTTATAGGAACGGAAAATTACACGGCATAAAAAAGTACTACGATGAAAAAGGACGAATTTGGTCAAAACAGAAATATGTGGATGATGTAGAAATTTCTTCGGAACGGGTAAATTAATAAAGAATATACAGAAAAACGCCCAGCGAGTGCTGGACGTTTCTGCTTAATGTCTTTAGATCATCACGTGATGCCTTGCGGCATCTCGTTGAAATTAGCCTTCGACCTTCGGAAGCTGGGCGAGACTCTTCGCGATGTCTTCATCCGTCGGGATGTAGTCGCTCATTTCGCCGTCGTTGAACTTCTGGTAAGCAACCATGTCGAAGTAACCCGTGCCAGTGAGGCCGAACACGATGTTCTTGGCCTGGCCGGATTCCTTGCACTTGAGAGCTTCGTCAATTGTAGCGCGAATGGCGTGGCTGGATTCCGGAGCCGGGAGGATACCTTCGGTCTGGGCGAAGAGCTTTGCTGCTTCGAAGACCTTAGTTTGTTCGACAGACGTTGCACGCATGAGGCCCTGATCGTAAAGTTCAGAGAGAATGCTGCTCATACCGTGGTAGCGGAGGCCACCAGCATGGTTTGCAGACGGGATGAAGCTAGAACCGAGGGTGTACATCTTGGCGAGCGGGCAAACCTTACCGGTATCGCAGAAGTCGTAAGCGTACTTACCGCGAGTGAAGCTCGGGCAGCTTGCCGGTTCCACAGCGAGAATATCGTAGTCGGCTTCGCCACGGAGCTTTTCACCGATGAACGGGCTCACGAGACCACCGAGGTTAGAACCACCGCCAGCGCAACCGATGATGAGGTCGGCCTTCACGCCAATCTTGTCGAGTGCGGCCTTTGTTTCGAGACCGATGACGGACTGGTGGAGGAGCACCTGGTTCAGCACGGAACCGAGAACGTAGCGGTAACCCGGCTGCTTCACAGCGGCTTCCACAGCTTCGGAAATGGCGCAACCAAGGCTACCCGTGGTGCCCGGGAATTCGGCGTTGATCTTGCGGCCGATGTCGGTCGTCATGGACGGGGACGGGGTGACGGATGCACCGTAGGTGCGCATCACTTCGCGGCGGAACGGCTTCTGTTCGTAAGAAACCTTCACCATGTAAACCTGGCAGTCCAGTCCGAAGAAGGCGCTGGACATAGAAAGTGCTGTACCCCACTGGCCTGCACCCGTTTCAGTCGTCACGCCCTTGAGGCCCTGCTTCTTAGCGTAGTAGGCCTGAGCGATAGCGGAGTTGAGCTTGTGGCTGCCCGAGGTGTTGTTTCCTTCGAACTTGTAGTAGATGTGTGCCGGAGTGCCGAGCGCCTGTTCCAAGAAGTAAGCGCGAACGAGCGGAGACGGACGGTACATCTTATAGAACGTGCGGATGTCTTCCGGAATTTCGATGTAAGCGGTATCGTTATCGAGTTCCTGCTTGATGAGTTCATCGCAGAAAACTGGCTGCAGGTCTTCGAAAGTCACCGGCTTGCCGGTACCTGGGTTCAGAAGCGGAGCGGGCTTCTTCTTCATGTCGGCGCGGACGTTATACCATGCCTTCGGAAGTTCATCTTCGTGGAGATAAGTCTTGACCTGACCATCGATCTTGAGCGAGTTTCTCATTTTTAATTCCTTTATGTGCTGTAGCGGGGTGCTACAAATTTATGCGCAAAATATACGAAAAGTGAGGAATGTTGGCAGAGGAAAAATCTATATTTACCATATCACCATCATAAACATTAGGAGCTCCTATGGCCATTGACCACAATCTCTTAACGGGACAGTTTCGTCCTCTTGGCGAAAACAAAATTGAGCATACCCTTTCTGCAAGCCAGAAGGTTTTGCCTACACATACGGGGAAAAGCGCAGTACGCCATTTGACCCCGCGAAACCGAAAGCCGAAACTCGAAAAGTCGTAACGGCGAGAAGATTTCTATTTTTGGTTTCGTGAACGAAAATCCTTTTGAACTGTTAAAGAAATCTGCAAAGTCCAAGGCGCGTCTTGGCGTTATCCATACGGCGCATGGCGAAGTGACAACACCCGTGTTTATGCCTGTAGGCACAGCCGCGACGGTCAAGGGGCTTACGAGCCGCGACATCCGCGAAATCGATGCAGAAATCATCTTGGCGAATACGTACCACCTCTATTTGCGACCGGGCACAAAGCTCATTGCAGAGGCGGGTGGCGTGCAAAAGTTCATGAGCTGGAACAAGCCGATGCTTACGGACAGTGGCGGATTCCAGGTGTGGAGTTTAAAACAGTTCCGAAAGATTACCGAAGAGGGCGTCCAGTTCAAGAGTTTGCTGGACGGTTCTCGTCATTTGTTCACGCCGGCGAGCGTGATGAATGCGCAACGTGAAATCGGTGCGGATATCATCATGGCGTTTGACGAATGTACTCCGTACCCGAGCACTGTTGAAGAGGCGGAAAAGTCGCTTGCGCTTACGCTCAAGTGGACGCGCGAGGCGAAGGAATGGCTTTTGGCAAATCCGCCGATTCACGGCTATCCGCAGTTTTTCTTTGGAATTGTGCAGGGCGGCATGCACAAGGAATTGCGACAGAAGTCTATCGAGGCGCTCAAGGAAATTGAGCCGGATGGTTATGCGATGGGTGGGCTTTCGGTAGGCGAGCCTGTCGAGACGATGTACGAAATTGCAGACTTTTGTACAAACTTATTGCCCGAAGATCGTGCCCGCTATGTAATGGGTGTGGGAACACCGTGGAATTTGCTGGAGCTTGTGAAACGCGGTGTGGATATGTGCGATT includes:
- a CDS encoding sialate O-acetylesterase, with the protein product MVKKFLFSLAVLGAVSFAQDPNLHIYLAYGQSNMSGQATITDTDRQTNPRFLVLRAGNHSNQKVGEFYPAAPPMGHSGSKVGIVDFFGRKMIKELPDSITVAVANVAIGGQSIDLFDKDRNAAYVQNAKNKNDTWWIQYLNEYGGDVHKRIVEMGKIAKQKGVIKGFLFHQGEADYQMKDWPERVKKVYDQFIEELELDPEKTPILLGELAPTGDLGWRNDAVKEAADLIPNGYVISAQGCPAIKEPSYTLHFTRDGYQTLGERYAEKMLELLKAQEPAPDSSKTDSSKVAPSDSIGRDSTASDSTNAIRNSAVARAVESHLPRLFYDVREHSLFVRFKKNGVEHRYRLTGRKE
- a CDS encoding toxin-antitoxin system YwqK family antitoxin is translated as MVSKIFEKMSVFLLLAFSLSFSCDGRSSCEGGCAIFLNILDLKNNPKMAELFASIDDSLYARKMNHKYQDPEPDGLAGLCGCDPGGIFLESRHVDLMDSGWHFNSCGNPDSIVKLQTYSSSIPEENYIVESNSVLSRNIETLKRFLKDDGCIVDSVYEISAAELTPENAKKGIYATSINVLNRDVVVPKNVRVLKTYHPNGKLAQKIQFEQGKRNGTEMRYFPHGKKYKVTNFKNGLRHGTEIEYDESGYKKYEEPYRNGKLHGIKKYYDEKGRIWSKQKYVDDVEISSERVN
- a CDS encoding TrpB-like pyridoxal phosphate-dependent enzyme → MRNSLKIDGQVKTYLHEDELPKAWYNVRADMKKKPAPLLNPGTGKPVTFEDLQPVFCDELIKQELDNDTAYIEIPEDIRTFYKMYRPSPLVRAYFLEQALGTPAHIYYKFEGNNTSGSHKLNSAIAQAYYAKKQGLKGVTTETGAGQWGTALSMSSAFFGLDCQVYMVKVSYEQKPFRREVMRTYGASVTPSPSMTTDIGRKINAEFPGTTGSLGCAISEAVEAAVKQPGYRYVLGSVLNQVLLHQSVIGLETKAALDKIGVKADLIIGCAGGGSNLGGLVSPFIGEKLRGEADYDILAVEPASCPSFTRGKYAYDFCDTGKVCPLAKMYTLGSSFIPSANHAGGLRYHGMSSILSELYDQGLMRATSVEQTKVFEAAKLFAQTEGILPAPESSHAIRATIDEALKCKESGQAKNIVFGLTGTGYFDMVAYQKFNDGEMSDYIPTDEDIAKSLAQLPKVEG
- the tgt gene encoding tRNA guanosine(34) transglycosylase Tgt, encoding MNENPFELLKKSAKSKARLGVIHTAHGEVTTPVFMPVGTAATVKGLTSRDIREIDAEIILANTYHLYLRPGTKLIAEAGGVQKFMSWNKPMLTDSGGFQVWSLKQFRKITEEGVQFKSLLDGSRHLFTPASVMNAQREIGADIIMAFDECTPYPSTVEEAEKSLALTLKWTREAKEWLLANPPIHGYPQFFFGIVQGGMHKELRQKSIEALKEIEPDGYAMGGLSVGEPVETMYEIADFCTNLLPEDRARYVMGVGTPWNLLELVKRGVDMCDCILPAKNAQDGLVYTSRGVLRYKGAKFAHQHDLPLDPNCDCYCCRNYSRAYLRHLFKEKEPLGWTLAAIHNLHFYIHSMKSVKAHIADDTFEEWADEQIKILQQSAE